In one window of Camelina sativa cultivar DH55 chromosome 15, Cs, whole genome shotgun sequence DNA:
- the LOC104745192 gene encoding pathogen-related protein-like, protein MLHKPYVATREERDKYRSVLEDARKVQWRYGYPPDFNSVNQLFEEGQTKVWPEGSLEETVQNAIKSWEMEFSHKVRLQDFKTINPEKFKLFVNGNYSLCGFAWEVLSVYSGPPVIAFKFRHWGYFEGTFKGHAPTGEMVQFLGLGVLKVDESLRAEEIEIYYDPGELFGGLLKGPPISETKTTDTGDNTAEKQSCPFTQ, encoded by the exons ATGTTACATAAACCTTATGTGGCTACTAGGGAAGAGAGAGATAAGTATAGATCTGTCCTTGAAGATGCAAGAAAGGTTCAGTGGAGGTACGGTTACCCTCCAGACTTCAATAGTGTGAATCAGCTATTTGAAGAAGGCCAGACCAAG GTGTGGCCAGAAGGGTCGTTGGAAGAGACTGTGCAAAACGCAATCAAGTCATGGGAGATGGAGTTTTCACACAAGGTCCGTTTACAGGACTTCAAGACCATAAATCCCGAGAAATTTAAGCTCTTTGTCAATGGTAATTACTCTCTGTGCGGCTTTGCATGGGAAGTACTCTCTGTGTACTCAGGACCGCCTGTTATCGCCTTCAAGTTTAGACACTGGGGATACTTTGAAGGAACTTTCAAAGGTCATGCTCCTACTGGGGAAATGGTTCAGTTCCTGGGTCTAGGAGTTCTAAAG GTTGATGAATCGCTTAGAGCAGAGGAGATTGAGATTTACTATGATCCAGGAGAACTGTTCGGGGGACTACTCAAGGGACCTCCTATATCAGAGACCAAAACCACAGACACTGGAGACAACACTGCAGAGAAACAAAGCTGCCCATTCACACAGTAg
- the LOC104745194 gene encoding DNA repair protein recA homolog 2, mitochondrial-like isoform X1: MGRLSWASPVQRFRFFSYLTQQKGTRSVLSCSGYRNRYLSSLVEASDCELDEVPDDSKVVEKDTALHLALSQLSGDFDKDSKLSLQRFLRKRRVSVIPTGSLNLDIALEVGGLPKGRMVEVYGKEASGKTTLALHIIKEAQKLGGYCAYLDAENAMDPSLAESIGVNTEELLISRPDSAEKMLSIVDMLTKSGSVDVIVVDSVAALAPQCELDVPVGERYKDAQSRIMTQALRKIHYSIGYSQTLIVFLNQVRSHVKSSMRFPHAEEVTCGGNALPFHAAIRLKMIRTGLIKTGNKISGLNVCVQVVKNKLAPGKKKSELGIHFGHGFYVEREVLELACEHGVIIREGTSYFIEGEVIDGKDAAEKYLVENKEVLDTVVEILRNQLFKM; the protein is encoded by the exons ATGGGTCGACTCTCATGGGCAAGTCCGGTTCAGAGATTCCGTTTCTTCTCTTACTTAACTCAG CAGAAGGGAACAAGAAGTGTTTTGTCTTGCTCTGGCTATAGAAATCGGTATCTTTCGTCTCTAG TTGAAGCTTCAGATTGTGAACTTGATGAAGTTCCAGATGATAGCAAAGTAGTGGAGAAAGACACTGCTCTACATTTAGCATTATCACAGCTTTCCGGTGATTTTGATAAAGACTCTAAGTTGTCATTGCAGCGGTTTCTCAGAAAAAGGAGAGTTTCTGTGATACCTACTGGTTCTCTTAACCTTGATATTGCTCTGGAAGTTGGAGGATTGCCAAAG GGAAGAATGGTTGAGGTTTACGGAAAAGAAGCTTCTGGAAAGACAACTCTAGCTCTTCATATCATCAAGGAAGCTCAAAAGCTTGGAG GTTATTGCGCTTATCTTGATGCCGAGAATGCCATGGATCCTTCTCTAGCAGAATCAATAGGTGTGAACACGGAAGAGCTTCTGATATCACGACCTGATTCTGCTGAAAAGATGCTAAGTATTGTTGATATGCTAACCAAAAGTGGGTCAGTGGACGTCATTGTGGTTGACAGT GTTGCTGCTCTTGCCCCTCAATGTGAACTTGATGTTCCTGTAGGAGAAAGATACAAAGACGCACAATCTAGAATAATGACGCAGGCGCTCAGAAAAATCCATTACTCAATTGGCTATTCTCAGACACTGATCGTTTTTCTTAATCAG GTCAGATCACATGTCAAATCTAGCATGCGTTTCCCCCACGCTGAAGAAGTGACTTGTGGAGGAAACGCATTGCCGTTTCACGCAGCTATACGTCTCAAAATGATAAGAACTGGGCTAATAAAGACTGGCAATAAG ATAAGTGGTCTGAATGTCTGCGTTCAAGTGGTGAAGAATAAACTGGCGCCAGGAAAGAAGAAATCTGAATTGGGAATTCACTTTGGTCATGGTTTCTATGTGGAGCGAGAAGTATTAGAATTGGCTTGTGAGCATGGAGTTATCATAAGAGAAGGAACTAGCTATTTCATCGAAGGTGAGGTCATTGATGGGAAAGACGCAGCTGAGAAGTATCTGGTTGAAAATAAAGAGGTTCTTGATACTGTTGTCGAAATCCTGAGGAACCAGCTTTTCAAGATGTGA
- the LOC104745194 gene encoding DNA repair protein recA homolog 2, mitochondrial-like isoform X2, translating into MGRLSWASPVQRFRFFSYLTQKGTRSVLSCSGYRNRYLSSLVEASDCELDEVPDDSKVVEKDTALHLALSQLSGDFDKDSKLSLQRFLRKRRVSVIPTGSLNLDIALEVGGLPKGRMVEVYGKEASGKTTLALHIIKEAQKLGGYCAYLDAENAMDPSLAESIGVNTEELLISRPDSAEKMLSIVDMLTKSGSVDVIVVDSVAALAPQCELDVPVGERYKDAQSRIMTQALRKIHYSIGYSQTLIVFLNQVRSHVKSSMRFPHAEEVTCGGNALPFHAAIRLKMIRTGLIKTGNKISGLNVCVQVVKNKLAPGKKKSELGIHFGHGFYVEREVLELACEHGVIIREGTSYFIEGEVIDGKDAAEKYLVENKEVLDTVVEILRNQLFKM; encoded by the exons ATGGGTCGACTCTCATGGGCAAGTCCGGTTCAGAGATTCCGTTTCTTCTCTTACTTAACTCAG AAGGGAACAAGAAGTGTTTTGTCTTGCTCTGGCTATAGAAATCGGTATCTTTCGTCTCTAG TTGAAGCTTCAGATTGTGAACTTGATGAAGTTCCAGATGATAGCAAAGTAGTGGAGAAAGACACTGCTCTACATTTAGCATTATCACAGCTTTCCGGTGATTTTGATAAAGACTCTAAGTTGTCATTGCAGCGGTTTCTCAGAAAAAGGAGAGTTTCTGTGATACCTACTGGTTCTCTTAACCTTGATATTGCTCTGGAAGTTGGAGGATTGCCAAAG GGAAGAATGGTTGAGGTTTACGGAAAAGAAGCTTCTGGAAAGACAACTCTAGCTCTTCATATCATCAAGGAAGCTCAAAAGCTTGGAG GTTATTGCGCTTATCTTGATGCCGAGAATGCCATGGATCCTTCTCTAGCAGAATCAATAGGTGTGAACACGGAAGAGCTTCTGATATCACGACCTGATTCTGCTGAAAAGATGCTAAGTATTGTTGATATGCTAACCAAAAGTGGGTCAGTGGACGTCATTGTGGTTGACAGT GTTGCTGCTCTTGCCCCTCAATGTGAACTTGATGTTCCTGTAGGAGAAAGATACAAAGACGCACAATCTAGAATAATGACGCAGGCGCTCAGAAAAATCCATTACTCAATTGGCTATTCTCAGACACTGATCGTTTTTCTTAATCAG GTCAGATCACATGTCAAATCTAGCATGCGTTTCCCCCACGCTGAAGAAGTGACTTGTGGAGGAAACGCATTGCCGTTTCACGCAGCTATACGTCTCAAAATGATAAGAACTGGGCTAATAAAGACTGGCAATAAG ATAAGTGGTCTGAATGTCTGCGTTCAAGTGGTGAAGAATAAACTGGCGCCAGGAAAGAAGAAATCTGAATTGGGAATTCACTTTGGTCATGGTTTCTATGTGGAGCGAGAAGTATTAGAATTGGCTTGTGAGCATGGAGTTATCATAAGAGAAGGAACTAGCTATTTCATCGAAGGTGAGGTCATTGATGGGAAAGACGCAGCTGAGAAGTATCTGGTTGAAAATAAAGAGGTTCTTGATACTGTTGTCGAAATCCTGAGGAACCAGCTTTTCAAGATGTGA
- the LOC109129026 gene encoding probable inactive purple acid phosphatase 16 translates to MMKVLENRSSVKAVFVGHNHGLDWCCPYKDKLWLCFARHTGYGGYGNWPRGSRILEITEMPFRIKSWIRMEDGSVHSAVNLTYD, encoded by the exons ATGATGAAAGTTCTTGAGAACAGATCCTCAGTTAAG GCTGTGTTTGTAGGACACAACCATGGACTAGACTGGTGCTGTCCGTACAAAGATAAGCTCTGGCTTTGCTTTGCCAGACACACTGGTTATGGTGGATATGGAAATTGGCCAAGAGGATCAAGGATTTTGGAGATTACTGAAATGCCTTTTCGTATCAAGTCCTGGATTAGGATGGAAGATGGATCTGTGCATAGTGCAGTTAATCTAACATATGATTAG